ggccgcagcagggggcgctgccgAGCCCCGCGGCGGGCACCCCCCGCCGACCCGCGCCCACAgcgccggggccgcggcgggaggcggcagccgggcggcggcgggggccggggcggggaaGGGCGCAGCGCCGGAGGCCCCCGCCGAGGCCGCCCCGCTGACCAACAACCACGCTGCCgctgcggcggcggccggcggcggtGAGGCGGAGGCCCCGGCCGCGGCCCAGTCGCCGTCGCCCTCCGGGGAGGCGGTGCTGCTGTACCGGGACAAGTCGAACCTGTACCCGGGCGGCGTGCAGGCGGtgcccggcggggccgccctGCGCCCCAACGGGCAGACGAAGTCGCTGGTGCCGCAGCGGCTGGCGCTGGAGTACATCGTGCCCTGCATGAACAAGCACGGCATCTGCGTGGTGGACGACTTCCTCGGCAAGGAGCTGGGTGGGCTGGTGGCCCAGGAGGTGCGGGCCCTCCACCACACCGGCCGCTTCACCGACGGGCAGCTCGTCAGCCAGAAGAGCGACTCCTCCAAGGACATCCGCGGCGACAAGATCACCTGGGTGGAGGGCAAGGAGCCGGGCTGCCAGACCATCCGGCTCCTCATGAACAGCATGGACGATCTCATCCGACACTGCAACGGCAAGCTGGGCAACTACAAAATCAACGGCAGGACGAAAGTGAGTGCGGGAGCCGGGACCCCCGgtaacccccccacccccttccttgGAGCGCCG
This Phalacrocorax aristotelis chromosome 3, bGulAri2.1, whole genome shotgun sequence DNA region includes the following protein-coding sequences:
- the EGLN1 gene encoding egl nine homolog 1, which codes for MANDSGGGAGQGGGESSGGGGGGGSSSSSSERDRQYCELCGKMENLLRCGRCRSSFYCSKEHQRQDWKKHKLICRGGGTAAAAAAGGAAEPRGGHPPPTRAHSAGAAAGGGSRAAAGAGAGKGAAPEAPAEAAPLTNNHAAAAAAAGGGEAEAPAAAQSPSPSGEAVLLYRDKSNLYPGGVQAVPGGAALRPNGQTKSLVPQRLALEYIVPCMNKHGICVVDDFLGKELGGLVAQEVRALHHTGRFTDGQLVSQKSDSSKDIRGDKITWVEGKEPGCQTIRLLMNSMDDLIRHCNGKLGNYKINGRTKAMVACYPGNGTGYVRHVDNPNGDGRCVTCIYYLNKDWDAKVSGGILRIFPEGKAQFADIEPKFDRLLFFWSDRRNPHEVQPAFATRYAITVWYFDADERARAKVKYLTGEKGVRVELNKPSDSVGKDVL